A genomic stretch from Acidimicrobiales bacterium includes:
- a CDS encoding 2Fe-2S iron-sulfur cluster-binding protein gives MSEAMKLSVDGATVEVVDDTATLLDVLRDVAGVTSVKDGCSPQGQCGCCTVLVDGQPRVSCVTPVRRVRDREITTVDGLADDVRSAWGDAFAATGGSQCGFCTPGIICRFEGLRAKATDHDDRDAAGKALQAHLCRCTGWQPVVDAWVAFGAPAPAGGPGAVARAALEGGVAQAIGPDVALGRGGFADDTAPADALVAVPDGDGWVVAETRAEALRLAGKVQGRRTTADFEPPIELPAGDWVRTLRTSWVEPGYLETDASWCAPGGEPTSPLANGGAFGAKETSEVGAVARRLANEHGRPVRVLYSREDAVRRGPKRPPIAAGIRADGTGIIRVARTTGIAEAIRSVAPGLVVEEVDVAGPPTSAAIRGAGWVEALVVRASLDPAPSWITAPGGGAALATIVDDGAIDVRVRAGDPLDETVLRSYCTGAAHMGLSWVTSESLGVDQHGEIHDLTIRSFGILRAIDTPRIDIVVEETPGEPVAVSDAVFAAVAAAAWRAAAFAGVWPVGVALLDRDAHPSSVG, from the coding sequence ATGTCGGAAGCCATGAAGCTCAGCGTCGACGGGGCGACCGTGGAGGTCGTCGACGACACCGCGACGCTGCTCGACGTGCTGCGTGACGTCGCCGGAGTGACATCGGTGAAGGACGGATGCAGCCCCCAGGGACAGTGTGGCTGCTGCACGGTCCTGGTCGACGGCCAGCCGAGGGTGTCGTGCGTGACACCCGTTCGCCGGGTGCGAGACCGCGAGATCACCACGGTCGACGGCCTGGCCGACGACGTCCGCTCGGCCTGGGGCGACGCGTTCGCCGCGACGGGCGGAAGTCAGTGCGGGTTCTGCACCCCCGGCATCATCTGCCGGTTCGAGGGGCTGCGGGCCAAGGCGACCGACCACGACGACCGCGACGCGGCGGGCAAGGCGCTGCAGGCGCACCTCTGTCGATGCACGGGTTGGCAGCCGGTCGTCGATGCCTGGGTGGCCTTCGGCGCGCCGGCCCCCGCAGGCGGCCCCGGAGCGGTGGCGCGGGCGGCACTCGAGGGCGGCGTCGCCCAGGCGATCGGCCCCGACGTGGCCCTGGGCCGCGGCGGGTTCGCCGACGACACCGCGCCCGCCGATGCGTTGGTCGCCGTGCCCGACGGCGATGGATGGGTGGTCGCCGAGACCCGGGCCGAGGCGCTGCGGCTCGCCGGCAAGGTGCAGGGCCGTCGGACCACGGCCGACTTCGAACCGCCGATAGAGCTGCCGGCCGGCGACTGGGTCCGCACCCTGCGGACGTCGTGGGTCGAGCCCGGCTACCTCGAGACCGACGCCTCGTGGTGCGCTCCCGGGGGTGAGCCGACGTCGCCGCTGGCGAACGGCGGTGCCTTCGGGGCGAAGGAGACGAGCGAGGTGGGCGCCGTTGCTCGGCGTCTCGCCAACGAACACGGGCGCCCGGTGCGGGTCCTTTACTCGCGTGAGGACGCCGTGCGGCGAGGCCCCAAGCGACCGCCGATCGCGGCGGGCATCCGGGCCGACGGCACCGGGATCATCCGGGTGGCCCGCACCACCGGGATCGCCGAGGCGATCCGTTCCGTGGCCCCCGGGTTGGTCGTCGAGGAGGTCGACGTGGCCGGTCCGCCGACGAGCGCGGCCATCCGCGGTGCGGGCTGGGTCGAGGCACTCGTGGTGCGAGCGTCGCTCGACCCCGCGCCGAGCTGGATCACCGCGCCCGGTGGGGGAGCGGCGCTGGCGACGATCGTCGACGACGGTGCGATCGACGTGCGGGTGCGGGCCGGCGATCCGCTCGACGAGACCGTCCTGCGGTCCTATTGCACCGGTGCCGCCCACATGGGTCTGTCGTGGGTGACGAGCGAGTCGCTCGGTGTCGACCAACACGGCGAGATCCACGATCTCACGATCCGCAGTTTCGGCATCCTGCGGGCGATCGACACGCCCCGGATCGACATCGTCGTGGAGGAGACTCCGGGCGAGCCGGTCGCGGTCAGCGATGCCGTGTTCGCCGCTGTCGCTGCTGCGGCGTGGCGGGCGGCCGCCTTCGCCGGTGTGTGGCCGGTCGGGGTGGCGCTCCTCGACCGGGATGCCCATCCGTCGAGCGTAGGGTGA
- a CDS encoding alpha/beta hydrolase, producing MTERNYDPELAEVIGLLPASVEWGPPESMPAARAAQSSWAPPVEPRADVVREDRLVPGRAGDPDVAIRIYRPAAPPEGAMPGVFEIHGGGFIIGDLAMMDAFCDAVAAGFPAVVVSVDYRLAPEDPYPAGVEDCYAALAWFADNAAELGVDPSRIAIAGQSAGGGLAAATALLARDRGGPDLCFQLLDIPELDDRLDTPSMHQFVDTPLWNRPNAIRSWSWYLGSDDAPGSDDVSYYAAPARCEDLSGLPPAFVAVMEFDPLRDEGIIYAMRLLEAGVSTELHAYPGTFHGSGLVTTAQVSKRHARDGMDALRRALLS from the coding sequence ATGACGGAGCGCAACTACGACCCCGAGCTCGCCGAGGTGATCGGCCTGCTTCCCGCAAGCGTCGAGTGGGGCCCGCCCGAGTCGATGCCGGCGGCTCGCGCCGCCCAATCCTCCTGGGCACCCCCGGTCGAGCCGCGCGCCGACGTCGTTCGTGAGGATCGGCTGGTTCCGGGCCGCGCCGGTGATCCCGATGTCGCGATCCGCATCTACCGACCCGCCGCGCCGCCCGAAGGGGCGATGCCGGGCGTGTTCGAGATCCACGGCGGCGGTTTCATCATCGGCGACCTCGCGATGATGGACGCGTTCTGCGACGCCGTGGCGGCGGGGTTTCCCGCCGTCGTCGTGAGCGTCGACTACCGACTCGCGCCGGAGGACCCGTACCCGGCCGGCGTCGAGGACTGCTACGCCGCACTCGCCTGGTTCGCCGACAACGCGGCCGAGTTGGGCGTCGACCCGTCCCGTATCGCCATCGCGGGGCAGAGCGCGGGCGGCGGGCTCGCCGCAGCGACGGCACTGCTGGCCCGAGATCGTGGCGGCCCCGATCTCTGCTTCCAGCTCCTCGACATCCCCGAGCTCGACGACCGTCTCGACACCCCGTCGATGCATCAGTTCGTCGACACCCCCCTGTGGAACCGGCCCAACGCGATTCGTAGCTGGAGCTGGTATCTCGGCTCCGACGACGCCCCGGGTTCCGACGACGTGTCGTACTACGCGGCGCCCGCTCGGTGCGAGGACCTGTCCGGTCTCCCGCCCGCGTTCGTTGCCGTCATGGAGTTCGATCCGCTCCGAGACGAGGGGATCATCTACGCGATGCGTCTGCTCGAAGCCGGCGTGTCGACCGAGCTCCACGCCTATCCGGGCACGTTCCACGGGTCGGGTCTGGTGACGACGGCCCAGGTGTCGAAGCGCCACGCCCGCGACGGCATGGACGCGTTGCGACGGGCCCTGCTGTCCTAG
- the erpA gene encoding iron-sulfur cluster insertion protein ErpA gives MITLTEQAVSKVDELISAEGDEGLALRVAVRPGGCSGFSYEMFFDTDRAADDMVTTFGNVEVVVDPSSAQLLEGATLDYKDGLQDAGFAIDNPNAQRTCGCGQSFS, from the coding sequence ATGATCACCCTCACCGAGCAAGCCGTTTCCAAGGTCGACGAACTCATCAGCGCCGAAGGCGACGAGGGTCTCGCACTGCGTGTGGCCGTGCGCCCGGGTGGGTGTTCGGGCTTCAGCTACGAGATGTTCTTCGACACCGACCGTGCCGCCGACGACATGGTGACGACCTTCGGCAATGTCGAGGTCGTCGTCGATCCGTCGTCCGCCCAGCTCCTCGAGGGAGCCACTCTCGACTACAAGGACGGGCTGCAGGACGCCGGCTTCGCGATCGACAACCCCAACGCCCAGCGCACGTGCGGCTGCGGCCAGAGCTTCAGCTGA
- a CDS encoding Mrp/NBP35 family ATP-binding protein, whose protein sequence is MATTAPPTPDYVMGLLRGVIDPELGSDIVELGMAKGAKVDEAGHVHLDIALTTSGCPLRAQIQKDIRSRITTLPGVTRVTISWGELTQEERSAAMAKARFNVSQDEPDTAVPPTTKVIMIASGKGGVGKSSMTTNLAAALAETGFSVGVMDADIWGFSVPRMLGVDGDLLAAEGKIKPLIREIGSGRLEIVSMGFLVAQQDSALMWRGLMLNRAVQHFCQDVAWSDDLDYLLIDMPPGTGDVQMGLAKMLPRAEMIIVTTPAGNAQKVAARVADMGRKNYLRIVGVIENMSEFIAPDGSRHALFGSGGGQALADDIGVPLLGAVPIEPAVSEGGDTGEPAVLSNSPAAEVIRSIAKAIAEEHVPPVEMAGCSARMLDAAVAALDGLDLD, encoded by the coding sequence GTGGCAACGACCGCACCTCCGACACCCGACTACGTGATGGGTCTGCTGCGCGGCGTCATCGACCCCGAACTCGGCTCCGACATCGTCGAGTTGGGCATGGCCAAGGGCGCGAAGGTCGACGAGGCCGGCCACGTGCACCTCGACATCGCGCTGACGACGAGTGGCTGTCCGCTGCGGGCCCAGATCCAAAAAGACATCCGCAGCCGGATCACCACCCTTCCCGGCGTCACCCGGGTCACGATCAGTTGGGGCGAACTCACGCAGGAGGAACGCAGCGCGGCCATGGCGAAGGCTCGTTTCAATGTGAGCCAGGACGAGCCCGACACCGCGGTCCCGCCGACCACCAAGGTCATCATGATCGCCTCCGGCAAGGGCGGGGTCGGCAAGTCCTCGATGACCACCAATCTCGCAGCAGCGCTGGCCGAGACCGGCTTCTCCGTCGGCGTGATGGACGCCGACATCTGGGGGTTCTCCGTACCGCGCATGCTCGGGGTCGACGGCGACCTCCTCGCCGCGGAGGGCAAGATCAAGCCGCTGATCAGAGAGATCGGCTCCGGACGTCTCGAGATCGTCTCGATGGGCTTCCTCGTCGCCCAGCAGGACTCGGCGCTCATGTGGCGGGGTCTCATGCTCAACCGGGCCGTGCAACATTTCTGCCAGGACGTCGCCTGGTCCGATGATCTCGACTATCTCCTGATCGACATGCCGCCGGGAACTGGCGACGTGCAGATGGGGCTCGCGAAGATGCTGCCCCGCGCCGAGATGATCATCGTGACCACGCCGGCGGGCAATGCCCAGAAGGTCGCAGCCCGGGTTGCCGACATGGGTCGGAAGAACTATCTCCGCATCGTCGGCGTGATCGAGAACATGAGCGAGTTCATCGCCCCCGACGGTTCGCGCCATGCCCTGTTCGGGAGCGGTGGCGGCCAGGCGCTGGCCGACGACATCGGGGTTCCCCTCCTCGGCGCGGTGCCGATCGAACCGGCGGTCAGCGAAGGCGGCGACACCGGCGAGCCGGCGGTACTGAGCAACAGCCCCGCGGCCGAAGTGATCCGGTCAATCGCCAAGGCGATCGCCGAGGAACACGTGCCGCCCGTCGAGATGGCCGGCTGCAGCGCCCGCATGCTCGATGCCGCGGTCGCGGCCCTCGACGGCCTGGATCTCGACTAG
- a CDS encoding bifunctional diguanylate cyclase/phosphodiesterase: MTAWNRRVAAATRVREVGDPEALEQRLRSLGLPEGMHPDDIVAVATMLRVAESRGVGFGTTILARAADTDGTTRDVKVVVLGNENGATTLVGNHSETIAIDPLTGLPGRAYALEALDSALQHSLNAEHSVGVFSIDIDRFKTVNDSRGFDAGDDALRTLAAGLAEQLRPDDTLCRLGGDEFTVICPEVFGIAEAMTIAERFRAACTNVRIDSPLAGLTVSVGIAIGRADRGAEDMMREAETALYQAKGLGRDRCEVFDEDLRTRAERRITVDQQLRRALDEDGIHVHYQPIVETESRQIVGVEALLRIIGGDGRHLNPRELVEAAEDGGLIRRIEETVLERAACAIRDLPETDEPLFLSVNVSDRQLGDSRFPLALARTLNAANFPADRLHLEINRSILDRKGAAIRLVTQLRALGVVVAIDEFIGASDADMVVPDGVDLIKLDKRLVHGIHGERGRARAELVIGGILDRSLDACAVGVETEEDLVAVRQLGCRYAQGYLFAPPLDAVQLHALIAARV; the protein is encoded by the coding sequence ATGACGGCCTGGAACCGTCGAGTCGCGGCAGCGACCCGCGTCCGCGAGGTCGGCGACCCGGAAGCCCTCGAACAACGCCTGCGCTCCCTGGGCCTGCCCGAGGGCATGCACCCTGACGACATCGTCGCCGTCGCCACCATGCTCCGGGTTGCCGAATCACGCGGCGTCGGTTTCGGTACGACGATCCTCGCTCGAGCAGCCGACACCGACGGAACCACCCGCGACGTGAAGGTCGTCGTCCTCGGCAACGAGAACGGCGCGACCACGCTGGTGGGCAACCACTCCGAGACGATCGCGATCGACCCGCTCACCGGCCTGCCCGGACGCGCCTACGCCCTCGAGGCTCTCGACTCGGCCCTGCAGCACTCGCTCAACGCCGAGCACAGCGTCGGCGTCTTCTCCATCGACATCGATCGGTTCAAGACCGTCAACGACTCGCGGGGATTCGACGCCGGCGACGACGCGCTGCGAACCCTTGCTGCCGGGCTCGCGGAACAACTCCGCCCCGACGACACCCTTTGCCGACTCGGCGGCGACGAGTTCACCGTCATCTGCCCCGAGGTGTTCGGCATCGCCGAAGCCATGACCATCGCCGAACGGTTCCGCGCCGCGTGCACGAACGTCCGGATCGACAGCCCACTCGCCGGGCTCACCGTCTCTGTCGGCATCGCGATCGGTCGCGCCGATCGAGGCGCCGAGGACATGATGCGCGAGGCCGAGACTGCGCTCTATCAGGCCAAGGGACTCGGACGCGACCGCTGCGAGGTCTTCGACGAAGACCTCCGCACGAGAGCCGAACGACGGATCACGGTCGATCAGCAGCTCCGCCGGGCGCTCGACGAGGACGGCATCCACGTCCACTACCAGCCGATCGTCGAGACCGAGTCCCGGCAGATCGTCGGGGTCGAAGCGCTGTTGCGCATCATCGGCGGCGACGGACGGCACCTGAACCCCCGCGAACTCGTCGAGGCCGCAGAGGACGGCGGCCTGATCCGTCGGATCGAGGAAACGGTCCTGGAGCGGGCCGCCTGCGCGATCCGCGATCTCCCGGAAACGGACGAGCCGCTGTTCTTGTCGGTGAACGTGTCGGACCGCCAGCTGGGCGACAGTCGCTTCCCTCTCGCCCTCGCCCGCACGCTGAACGCCGCGAACTTCCCGGCCGACCGACTCCACCTCGAGATCAATCGCTCGATTCTCGATCGCAAGGGCGCCGCCATCCGACTCGTCACCCAGCTGCGAGCCCTCGGGGTGGTCGTCGCGATCGACGAGTTCATCGGGGCGAGCGATGCCGACATGGTCGTGCCCGACGGCGTCGATCTGATCAAGCTCGACAAACGCCTGGTCCACGGCATCCATGGCGAACGGGGCCGAGCACGCGCCGAACTCGTGATCGGCGGCATCCTCGACCGCTCGCTCGACGCATGCGCAGTCGGCGTCGAAACCGAAGAGGACCTCGTCGCGGTGCGCCAGCTCGGCTGCCGCTACGCCCAGGGGTACCTGTTCGCACCCCCGCTCGACGCCGTGCAGCTCCACGCGCTCATCGCCGCACGGGTCTGA
- a CDS encoding FxsA family protein, with amino-acid sequence MFRFLVIAFIIVPIIEIYLIVQVDAAIGGWETLGLLVLDSVIGAWLVRREGFSILARVQGALGRGDLPTNELIDGMLVLFAGALMLTPGFLTDGLGFVLLLPPTRAVVRNVLKARFAGRISVGGGAYGAPFGAGFGGSGFTDVRWADVTRDDGDNRDDDDDGPPGAIELGPTSE; translated from the coding sequence GTGTTCCGCTTCCTGGTGATCGCGTTCATCATCGTTCCGATCATCGAGATCTACCTGATCGTGCAGGTCGATGCGGCGATCGGCGGGTGGGAAACCCTCGGGTTGCTGGTGCTCGACAGTGTGATCGGGGCGTGGCTCGTCCGTCGGGAGGGGTTCTCGATCCTGGCCCGGGTCCAGGGCGCGCTCGGGCGCGGTGACCTGCCCACCAACGAGCTGATCGACGGGATGCTGGTGCTGTTCGCCGGTGCGCTCATGCTCACACCGGGGTTCCTGACCGACGGCCTCGGCTTCGTGCTCCTGCTCCCGCCGACACGGGCAGTGGTGCGCAACGTCCTCAAGGCCCGGTTCGCGGGCCGCATCAGTGTCGGCGGTGGTGCCTACGGTGCGCCGTTCGGCGCGGGCTTCGGGGGCTCGGGGTTCACCGACGTTCGTTGGGCCGACGTGACCCGCGACGACGGTGACAACCGTGACGACGATGACGACGGCCCGCCGGGCGCGATCGAGTTGGGCCCGACCTCGGAGTGA
- a CDS encoding phosphotransferase translates to MFTDLGDLRADRIGPALVESGAATGHVIDARVDTVDDGAGFLGTIARVHLTWGDGDGPASIIAKLPTAIAANREIVDRFGYDRREAGVYRDLRPWEHAAAPRALAQGWNEATGRGWLLLEDLHDHESGDSVAGATDAQAFATVTALAEWHAAFWNDPRLAELSWLPDTTDPAVSGYGHIFDLTWDMCVARLGGVTSDIDDAAHRARAWFDPAVREFAGGDRTLVHGDARLDNFLFGPDSRAVPLDFQLATHGRGVYDVAFFCAGSLRTEDRRRLEPELIERYRATLGAAGVDVTLEALWRDYRLGHMMNLPNPVSALAVVAPTDERGAEFLRRNAERGLAAVADHVRLLG, encoded by the coding sequence ATGTTCACTGACCTCGGCGACCTGCGGGCCGACCGCATCGGTCCCGCCCTGGTCGAGTCCGGGGCCGCTACCGGCCATGTCATCGACGCGCGCGTCGACACCGTCGACGACGGCGCCGGCTTCCTCGGCACGATCGCCCGCGTCCATCTCACGTGGGGCGACGGCGACGGTCCGGCGTCGATCATCGCCAAGCTCCCGACCGCGATCGCAGCCAACCGGGAGATCGTGGACCGCTTCGGGTACGACCGACGCGAAGCCGGCGTCTACCGAGACCTGCGGCCGTGGGAACACGCGGCCGCGCCGCGTGCGCTCGCGCAGGGCTGGAACGAAGCGACCGGCCGGGGCTGGCTCCTCCTCGAAGACCTCCACGATCACGAATCCGGCGACAGCGTCGCGGGGGCGACCGATGCCCAGGCCTTCGCGACGGTCACCGCCCTCGCCGAATGGCACGCGGCGTTCTGGAACGACCCCCGCCTCGCCGAACTGTCCTGGTTGCCCGACACCACCGATCCGGCCGTCAGCGGCTACGGCCACATCTTCGACCTCACGTGGGACATGTGCGTCGCTCGCCTCGGCGGCGTCACCTCCGACATCGACGATGCCGCCCACCGGGCCCGGGCATGGTTCGACCCCGCGGTCAGGGAGTTCGCCGGGGGCGACCGGACGCTCGTGCACGGTGACGCCCGCCTCGACAACTTCCTCTTCGGGCCGGACTCGCGTGCGGTCCCGCTCGACTTCCAGCTCGCGACCCACGGACGGGGGGTCTACGACGTCGCCTTCTTCTGTGCCGGTTCGTTGCGTACCGAGGACCGTCGCCGCCTCGAACCCGAACTGATCGAGCGCTACCGGGCCACCCTCGGGGCCGCCGGCGTCGACGTGACGCTCGAGGCACTCTGGCGCGACTACCGCCTGGGCCACATGATGAACCTGCCCAACCCCGTCAGCGCACTCGCGGTGGTGGCCCCGACCGACGAACGCGGCGCCGAGTTCCTGCGTCGCAACGCCGAACGCGGTCTCGCGGCGGTGGCCGACCACGTCCGCCTCCTAGGCTGA
- the selA gene encoding L-seryl-tRNA(Sec) selenium transferase yields the protein MSPSPGPAEPNRPPSVDKLARSIADVGLPHPLLVDAARAAVADGVPAAARDIAMARARQMLTPVINGTGTLLHTNLGRAPVAWEQAATYSNLELDLTTGERGSRMATAPALIARACGAEAALVVNNCAAALMLVLAGLAEGRGVVVSRSELVEIGGGFRVPEVMERSGARLIEVGTTNRTRLADFERAVAEHGDEAGVILQVHQSNYKIVGFTEAPRTAELATIDRPLVADIGSGLLDSRCGWLASGPPGWLAEEPAARQTLEAGADLVTFSGDKLFGGPQAGIIAGRGDLIATIARHPLARALRPGSLVLGALQATALAYLAGDGDAIPFWRMAARSVDELRARAAALGVGTVIDTEATPGGGTLPEVAIPSAGVAVDGDHRDALRRRPRPLIARVVDGRTIVDLRAVDPDDDAEVAAALRDC from the coding sequence GTGTCGCCTTCGCCTGGTCCAGCCGAACCCAACCGTCCGCCGTCGGTCGACAAGCTGGCGCGCTCGATCGCCGATGTCGGGCTCCCCCATCCGCTCCTGGTCGACGCGGCCCGAGCCGCGGTCGCCGACGGCGTCCCCGCTGCGGCCCGCGACATCGCGATGGCTCGGGCCCGCCAGATGCTCACCCCGGTGATCAACGGCACCGGCACCCTCCTCCACACCAACCTCGGGCGCGCCCCCGTCGCCTGGGAACAGGCGGCCACCTACTCGAACCTCGAGCTCGATCTCACGACCGGCGAACGCGGCTCGCGCATGGCGACCGCTCCGGCCCTCATCGCCCGGGCCTGCGGGGCCGAGGCGGCCCTCGTCGTCAACAACTGTGCGGCGGCCCTCATGCTCGTGCTCGCCGGACTCGCGGAGGGCCGCGGCGTGGTGGTCTCGCGCAGTGAACTCGTCGAGATCGGCGGCGGGTTCCGCGTGCCCGAGGTGATGGAACGGTCGGGGGCCCGCCTCATCGAGGTCGGCACGACCAATCGCACCCGTCTCGCCGACTTCGAGCGAGCCGTCGCCGAACACGGCGACGAGGCCGGGGTGATCCTCCAGGTCCACCAGTCGAACTACAAGATCGTCGGCTTCACCGAGGCACCCCGCACCGCCGAACTCGCCACCATCGACCGGCCGCTGGTCGCCGACATCGGGTCGGGGCTGCTCGACTCGCGCTGCGGATGGCTGGCGTCGGGTCCGCCCGGCTGGCTGGCCGAGGAACCGGCCGCCCGGCAGACCCTCGAAGCCGGCGCCGACCTCGTCACCTTCTCGGGCGACAAGCTCTTCGGCGGCCCCCAGGCCGGCATCATCGCCGGGCGGGGCGACCTGATCGCGACCATCGCTCGTCATCCCCTCGCCCGGGCCTTGCGGCCGGGGTCGCTCGTGTTGGGTGCACTCCAGGCGACGGCGCTCGCCTACCTGGCCGGCGACGGCGATGCCATCCCGTTCTGGCGGATGGCCGCGCGGTCGGTCGACGAGCTCCGGGCCCGCGCCGCCGCACTCGGCGTCGGCACGGTCATCGACACGGAGGCCACCCCCGGCGGCGGCACCCTGCCCGAGGTCGCGATCCCGTCGGCCGGTGTCGCCGTCGACGGCGACCATCGCGACGCCCTCCGTCGGCGGCCGCGGCCGCTCATCGCCAGGGTCGTCGACGGACGCACGATCGTCGACCTGCGCGCCGTCGATCCCGACGACGACGCCGAGGTCGCAGCCGCGCTGCGCGACTGCTGA
- the selB gene encoding selenocysteine-specific translation elongation factor, translating into MHVLATAGHVDHGKSTLVKALTGTDPDRLAEEKERGLTIDLGFASAQLPSGRGVAFIDVPGHVRFLKNMLAGVGSVDACVFVVAATEGWKPQSEEHLRILSLLGIRHGLVALTKVGLADEELRELAALEIADRVAGTFLADAPIVEVDALDGTGVETLRAALDDLLDHTPTAADHARPRLWIDRVFAAKGSGTVVTGTLTGGLIRVDDELRVLPLGENVRIRALQSLHAERTKVGPGNRVAVNLTGVSHDRLRRGDVLVKADQWHVTDRFDGRLEVLDALDHPVTRRGAHVAYIGSGEYPARVRVLGPSEIPPGATGAVRVHLPVGLPLLPGDRFILRESGRGETLGGGEILDIDPQLAAAKAVPDRSVDRVIAERGRVEVDQLFRLTGVRRDPDVGKWAVDPAELDQTRTRLEAAVTGAGPLGLDLAALDDFERAVLETIDGLELDGGHVRIADAVDPLADHPFVARLEAAPFTPPDPDGVDRAELRELVRRGDVVDADGVYFAASAIAAAARVVAELLAAEPDGVTVATIRDAWGTSRKFAIPLVTHLDSTGVTRRRDDLRIAGPRLPRIT; encoded by the coding sequence ATGCACGTTCTCGCCACCGCCGGCCACGTCGATCACGGGAAGTCCACCCTCGTCAAGGCACTCACCGGCACCGACCCGGATCGCCTCGCCGAGGAGAAGGAACGGGGCCTCACGATCGATCTCGGGTTCGCTTCGGCCCAACTCCCCTCCGGCCGCGGGGTGGCGTTCATCGATGTCCCCGGACATGTCCGCTTCCTCAAGAACATGCTGGCCGGGGTCGGCAGCGTCGACGCCTGCGTCTTCGTGGTCGCAGCGACCGAGGGCTGGAAGCCCCAGTCCGAGGAGCACCTCCGGATCCTGTCACTGCTCGGGATCCGCCACGGCCTGGTCGCCCTGACCAAGGTCGGGCTCGCCGACGAGGAGCTGCGGGAACTCGCCGCACTCGAGATCGCCGACCGGGTCGCCGGAACCTTCCTCGCCGATGCGCCCATCGTCGAGGTCGACGCCCTCGACGGCACCGGTGTCGAGACCCTGCGAGCTGCACTCGACGATCTGCTCGACCACACCCCGACCGCGGCCGATCACGCCCGGCCCCGGTTGTGGATCGACAGGGTCTTCGCCGCGAAGGGTTCCGGCACCGTGGTGACGGGCACGCTCACCGGCGGTCTCATCCGCGTCGACGACGAACTCCGCGTGCTCCCTCTGGGCGAGAACGTCCGGATCCGTGCCCTGCAGAGCCTCCATGCCGAGCGCACGAAGGTCGGCCCGGGCAATCGGGTCGCCGTCAACCTCACCGGCGTCAGCCACGACCGGCTCCGGCGGGGCGACGTGTTGGTCAAGGCCGACCAGTGGCACGTCACCGATCGCTTCGACGGCAGACTCGAGGTCCTCGACGCGCTCGATCATCCGGTCACCCGGCGGGGTGCCCACGTCGCCTACATCGGCTCGGGCGAGTATCCGGCGCGGGTGCGTGTGCTCGGCCCGTCGGAGATCCCGCCCGGCGCCACCGGCGCAGTGCGTGTCCACCTGCCGGTGGGGCTGCCGCTGCTCCCCGGCGACCGGTTCATCCTGCGCGAGTCGGGACGCGGCGAGACGCTCGGCGGTGGCGAGATCCTCGACATCGATCCACAGCTCGCCGCGGCCAAGGCCGTGCCCGACCGCTCGGTCGACCGCGTGATCGCGGAACGCGGCCGCGTCGAGGTCGACCAGTTGTTCCGACTGACCGGGGTCCGCCGCGACCCCGACGTCGGGAAGTGGGCGGTCGACCCCGCGGAGCTGGACCAGACCCGGACCCGACTCGAAGCCGCCGTCACCGGCGCCGGTCCCCTGGGTCTCGACCTCGCCGCTCTCGACGACTTCGAACGGGCCGTGCTCGAGACGATCGACGGCCTCGAACTCGACGGTGGCCACGTACGCATCGCCGATGCCGTCGATCCCCTCGCCGACCATCCCTTCGTCGCCCGACTCGAAGCGGCCCCGTTCACGCCGCCCGATCCCGACGGCGTCGACCGGGCCGAGCTCCGCGAGCTGGTCCGACGGGGCGACGTGGTCGACGCCGACGGCGTCTACTTCGCGGCGTCGGCCATCGCCGCCGCGGCACGCGTGGTCGCCGAACTGCTCGCCGCCGAACCCGACGGTGTCACGGTCGCAACCATCCGCGATGCCTGGGGAACCTCACGCAAGTTCGCGATTCCTCTGGTGACTCATCTCGACAGCACCGGCGTGACCCGCCGCCGCGACGACCTGCGCATCGCCGGACCGCGACTGCCCCGCATCACCTGA
- a CDS encoding WhiB family transcriptional regulator has product MAVRNVGVDWQLKAACRGPQATVFFPPTSAERRDEKRFRERNAKAICETCSVRDDCLSYALTIREQHGIWGGLSESERRELLTV; this is encoded by the coding sequence ATGGCAGTGCGCAACGTGGGGGTCGACTGGCAGCTGAAGGCGGCGTGTCGAGGACCGCAGGCAACGGTCTTCTTTCCGCCGACCAGCGCGGAGCGGCGAGACGAGAAACGATTCCGTGAACGCAACGCGAAAGCGATCTGTGAAACCTGCTCGGTGCGCGACGACTGTCTGTCCTACGCGCTCACGATCCGGGAGCAGCACGGCATCTGGGGTGGTCTCAGCGAGAGCGAACGGCGCGAACTGCTCACCGTCTGA